The sequence below is a genomic window from Bactrocera neohumeralis isolate Rockhampton chromosome 4, APGP_CSIRO_Bneo_wtdbg2-racon-allhic-juicebox.fasta_v2, whole genome shotgun sequence.
taaaaaatgtgagtgtatgtacatatatgtatataagtatattaaagcgggtcgatttttttccTATAAAATCGCGTACGTGGGAAATATTCAACGGATCATTCGGAACAACTTTGCttaagagactatgggtctgcttcccccggcgggtactgccagagctggagtgttttcatccattcagacgGCATAATCATATGCTGGCtagtctcttaattcgctgaattatgtcaatgtcgtcgtatatatcACACAGCTCATCAATTCATCAACTGCGGCATTCGCGGTTGCATATGCGCCAAGgacataaatcttccgcagaacctttctctcgaaaactcgtaacgctgaCTTTTCAGATGCACCTtacagcaggacggggatgatgagagacttatagaatttggtctcTGTTCGTCAAGATCACCTGTTGGCAagctgtcgttgttgttgatCTTAATAATGGTTCcacgatagacgaaattatctacgacttcaaaattaCGACTGTAAACAGTGTCGTGGGAACCAAGACGCAAGTGCGACAGCTATTTGTTtaatggcaggagatatttcgtcttgccctcgttcactaccaaacccatttgcttcgcttctttgcccaacctggaaaaagcagaactaacggcgcggttgttatggccaatgatgtCGATTTTATCAATAATAGACTACCTCTTACAAATAGGTTACGTTAGGTTAGTCTCGTAGGCACATAATCCACCAGTCTTAGATGGACCACCGTTACGTAGATCATGAAAAGTACTCATACTTCAGAATGGCAGTTCTTGGTTTTGCGGCCTTACTACCAGCACATCATCCCGTGTGTCATATCGAGGGGCCCCGAAATATTTAAGTCTTTaccttgccaatgcgggacaagtacATAAGAGATGCTTCATTCCCTGGTGCCTTGGTTGTGACATTTCCAGCATTCATCTCGATCTGTCTCATCTACAGTCTCTTACATCAAGAATGGACTGGAACTTTGTGTATTTTTGGTCTACCGCTTTACACATGATAGATCATCTCATCGAATTTTAACCTTCCTTGCCATGCCCTTGTTCAAATCGTTGTaaaacaatgtatttgtttaccATGTTATCGGATGACAGCCGTACAGCACTCTGgccaatctcgtccactatctTATTGCCATCTTTGCCTTTGTGACCTGAagcccagtagaagtgaagtcgcTTGTTTCTGGCGACACTATCCACTGCTACCCTGCTCTCCAAGACACTTTAGGCTAATATGCGATGCGAGGTTACGGCCTTCCCTGCTGCTTGGCTATCTACATAGATATGGACTTTGCAGTTGTCTGCTGTTGTATTAAAGACTAGCTTTGTGACTTTcacaatagcaaagacctctgcttgAAATGTACTGCAGGGATGCAATCTTACAAATAGAGTCCAAATCTCTTCAATCAGAATTTTCTCTCTTCTATTCCGAGAGAGTTTAATCCTCTCGTACCCAAACGTAAAAGCGCTATTTTTCTCGCAATAGAACGAAATAGATTAGGAGTTTTTGATCAAAGTTGATGACATAAAAATGCCAACCACAAACTGATCAGAAAATAGCCAATAACAcggtttcaaaaatattctgaaGAATTGTTTTTTGCATGTGAATGATGTCGAGGATGTCAGAACACCAGAATTGCAGATGagaagtatatttgtatataaactgATACTCGGACCCGAATGCATTTTCGACAACGGACTGACAAGGCAGTAAGATTCCCTAAAAAAAGAATTCAAACTTCTGTATTGAATATCTAGATACCCGATCCCACGGATCAGAAAAACCCCAGATTTATCCACCGACCATAACCTCGGTAGCATTcccttaaaacattttttgtcgttattttatacttttaggACGCTATGCTCAACCCTAGTGACAATATGTCaatgaaatgtttaatttttacttaccaCAAACCATTGATCTTTTCCGCACATCTGTTTACCGACCCAAGTTTGTTTGAAGTAACGCGCTAAAATAATACCCAAAGACGTTGTGCCAATCCACGCTATCACCATGAAAGCACCATGTAAACGCAATAGCAATGTGGAGGAACCAGAAAGATCCTGCACAACAGCCAAATTTATAGGACTGCCGGATGGCAAGCGACCAATGTCATGATAGCCGACGCTATTTTCTGTCAGTAGAAACCAAATTTcggttaataaataaaaattttatattttatttataaatttccaaCCTTTAAGTCCGGTTCCACTCGCTACCAAAAGGTGATAATTGTTGTTCAGCAAATCAATGGTTTTGCCTTGCACTTGAGTTACCACATCTCGTTGCACTTTGCAATAGATGATACCGTCCACAACCGACGATTCCAGTAAACGCGCATTATTCTGGGGCTGCGGGCATACATCAAATAATATTGAGATTTGGAGATCATAATTATGAATTTCATAAACTTACCACATTGGCTCTGTTGGAGGCATAATTTGGAGCACCTGAGGTGTATGACGAATATAGATTCACCTGACCATTCTGTGGCACACACTCTGTCACCAAGTCGTCACCCATTTTAGCATCCTCCGATAGGCCCAGTGCAACGTAGGCAGCAccatcttaaaaaaaatcgtaattttttaatagaaaatagaTTACAGATAAAATATGGTACGAGGGAGTTCAGTTCGGTGGACGTAAGCCTTTAGAGCCAACACTTGAAGTGCCAATTCGAAAGAAGCAGGcaaaatataagtttttgaGTTCAAAACAATAAAGACCAGTATTGAAATCATTGTTCTGGTTTCGAGTTTCAAATCTAGTTTCTTATCTGGGTTAAAAAGTGTTCGATAAAATCGTAGTTACTTAAGAAAACGTGTGAAGCATCCACTGCATTCAAAGTCTTGAAAATCTTATAGTCTTATAGTTTTGGACACATCACGGGCCCCAAAACCCGTAATTTGCCAATTCGTTCGTATAGTCGAACGATACTGATATTCAAGGGTTCACATCTCAAAAAGTTAACCAAGCAGCGTGTTTTAACGTCTCGGTCATAGTTTCCGACTCATTTCTCTTCAAATGGATTCCTCAGTATTCCCTAAAAGTTTTGGATTCGTTAGTGGATTTAGAAGACACCCAAACGGAAGGTCTAGTGTCGTAGAATCGTGGCTACGAGATGGTCTAATCTCATTGTCAAGGAATCAAAATATTATGGTATGTAGTCCATATTAAACCGAAGATCGCCTAAACTGAGACCTTCAATTTCCTATCAGTATAAAAGTTTTGTCACGTTTCGATACTTCTGTTGATCGAGACATTTACagcaacatcaaaaatttactaATGATAAAGAAATGTTGATAAATGAGCACCGGATTATTTACAGAAAGAGATTTTGagcaaagttttaaaatttgtgacCACTGAAGCGTATTTTTCCGAAAGCGGTGGTTCTATTGTGGTTAGCAAATTGAGGTTAGGATTATGTTTCGAAAAGATctcaagtttatttttttatttttgtaagatTCAGTAAATCTGGTGAATAAAGTAACTAACTAACCGATATGCATAAAATCTACAAAACCCTGAACATCAAGACTCTAtgtctacaaaaatataaattttcataactcACCACTTCCggttttcaattcaaattcatACACATCACCACGCACCGTAATCGCTGACATAGCTTTGCACGACTTCGTTGCAATACAGCCATCCGGAAAGCCAAAGCAAGTTTTACTAACCCCACAATCAGCATAGAGCGGATCCTCTGCTGTTGCTCTCACCTGTGGTACTACCGTTTGCGGTGTGTAAGGGCCACGTGGTGGCGGTGTTACATAAGGTTTGCGTGTAGTCTGTGGATATGTGTCTGTAGTGTCGCGTCGTACAATCTGCACCGGGTCCGATGGTATACCGACCCAGAACGAATCGTAGGCTTGAGCCACAGTAGCGCTGAAATTGACGAATGAAAAACGAAGCAtaagtaatttatttatgtacattattGCATATTTGACCTACTTGAAGACTACATCGCCCAAAAAGTCTACCGGCGAAAGCCATTCTAAGCTCACGGATTGCTTTGGTCCTGGATTTGTGTGCGTAACTGAGTTTCCAACTGAGTTCTCACAGTTCATCAGCTTAGCGCTGCCATCAGATGGTGGATTAAATTGACCGATCTGCaagaagttttgaaaaacataaatacagtagatatacacatatatttactttCACAGAGCCCTAGGAAAACTAGGCTAAAAGCGAAACTAACCACATTAATACCCATTATTACAAACGGGAAATATAGGTccaacatattttggttatttttgaatatttttttggaatattataGAAAATGGCTACCAACAGAGAATCTCGATAATGTAATTTGTTATTCTTTTTGCGTTTTAATTCATTGGTTGAATCAAAGGAGTGGCATTCGGCGCCAAAATGCTTTCTTAAGACTGTAATTCATTCTCATTTGGATGCGAAAGTGCATTGTGAAGAAGAAGTGAAGTCTTTTGAGGCAATCAGATTCTTTTAAATAGCATTTCACTTAGTTAAATAATAGGGTATTAAGTTTGTAGTGTTGTGTAGTTGCCTGTGGTACACACGAAAAGTTAAACCAATTTTTGAACAAAGTTGATGTCATCCAAACTGGGTTTGTACTTTGGACTTCACTCGGGAGTTAAAGTGTTTAAATATTGTGGAGTTTTTTGTTTCCATgtacaagcaattttatattttgtttttgtgtagcATTGCCACACGTCAAAAACGTGATACGCTGTTTGTCAGGAAAACATAAAACGCTCGAATTGTAAATTTGTACTGGACATAATCCAATTTCCTGAATGTTAGCTTGTAGCTTAGCTTTGAGCAGATCAACTAGTTCCGGTCGCgaagataatttttcaaatgagaTTGAAATAAGACGTATTCCATGACGCTTTTTAAAATGTTGAAGCCatctctaaattttttcgaaaaacagcgtctcgttaacatctgtgaaacaatgctttccgattaccagaatgtcatgaaaggcattattactggcgatgagtcctggatctatgctgacgatccggaaacagacgataTTGTGACAAAGATGTgacgaaaccgaaaaaaccacgtcaaagcaggtcaaaagtcAAGTTATGCTGACAGtgttcttcgattatcgaggagtaatgcactccgaattctttcCGATTGTTTTGTTCGTGTTTTAGAGCCATCTTATTCAAGTTTCCGAATGTTCGAGTTATCGAGtgtacgagttttcaagagtgCACTGCAtattctgttcagggtataattatatatattttttgaagtcgatatttcataaaacaagtcagaacgttaacttcgactgcaccgaagctataatacccttcacaaatacaaaaggctTCTTACAATacttgtatgtcagctatatgctatagggatCCGTTCTGAACATTTATTTCGGAGATTGTctcaccaaatttcgtgaagatatctcgtaaaatgacAAAGTCAAGCACTTGAtttttgtatgtcagctatatgctatagctaaTAATTTGGTTGGTTCCACAAAATAAGCAGCTCCTTAGGAAGAAAAGaacgtctgcaaaatttcagatcgatatctcaaaaactgagggacgaGTTCGCGTGTAaacagacagatggacggacatgactaaatgaactcagctcgtcatgcatatttttttgtgtataatttatagggtctccgttgctcccttctgggtattacaaacttcgtggcaaacttaatataccctaatCAGggcataaaaaagaaataatgatGAAAGAGAAAATTGTCACTGGTAACTTGTAACCAATGTACctactatataaatacatacattgtatAGTACATTAATTCAAACGCAAGATTACTATCTTACAATTAATGAAATATGTCGTCAAAGACAAGAAGCactaataattatatacaaacacacatatgtatgtaaagtacTTGAACTTCTTCGTGTGGAAAGTATagcattagggtgggtaaaacctcgaatgtttttttttctcttagtACTCTGAAAAATCGGTTGATGGACAGCTCAAAGAAAGGCTCTCCAAGTATAAGCTCTaacttcgaattgcttccgcatccaccatATCCACCACAAATGGTCACCGTGACtgtttcctgttctcagatcaaGGACAACGAAGTAGGATCAAGATTATGTCAAACGATTTGTAAGCATTAAACTCGGGAGGTCGGATGTACTCTAAAAATTGATATCTCGCTTCTTACCTGCTGCAAAAAAATCCTGTTCCAAAGATTTTGTAGGAAactgaatgctctacaaaacaATCCCTTACGTTTTTTTTCGGAAacctaaccgtttaaaagatattaacggttgaagtttgacaattttaaggcaaactttctttttttctttaaaattctaTAACTCGATGAAAAAACATCATTTCAAATGGCAAAGCTCATAGTCTTAAAGGAAATTCACTGAACTACAAATATTGcctctaatttttttgttgttattagttTTGTTT
It includes:
- the LOC126755477 gene encoding putative ferric-chelate reductase 1 homolog isoform X1, with protein sequence MFAHKRSSLALSVVLIAVQMLSWTPTMSLPQGAPETVCDTMLPFHGGGIPPRDSLPPFRIETSSSVIGQGQTMRVDIVGVPPGLSFGGFVVQARNRNSPHQIIGQFNPPSDGSAKLMNCENSVGNSVTHTNPGPKQSVSLEWLSPVDFLGDVVFNATVAQAYDSFWVGIPSDPVQIVRRDTTDTYPQTTRKPYVTPPPRGPYTPQTVVPQVRATAEDPLYADCGVSKTCFGFPDGCIATKSCKAMSAITVRGDVYEFELKTGSDGAAYVALGLSEDAKMGDDLVTECVPQNGQVNLYSSYTSGAPNYASNRANVPQNNARLLESSVVDGIIYCKVQRDVVTQVQGKTIDLLNNNYHLLVASGTGLKENSVGYHDIGRLPSGSPINLAVVQDLSGSSTLLLRLHGAFMVIAWIGTTSLGIILARYFKQTWVGKQMCGKDQWFVWHRACMVTTWSLTVVAFIIIFVEIGEWSGERNPHAILGTITTIICFIQPIGALFRPAPNSKNRPLFNWTHWLGGNLAHILSIVTIFFAVKLTKAELPEWMDWILVAFVVVHVIVHLIYSIFLCMQIAGCFADRQQTQNVNAFQMSDMGHHGMRNGHRMERKMDAPYAGFRKGLLAAYIICVVLFVVALVLIVVLAPIEETFNKLKSN
- the LOC126755477 gene encoding putative ferric-chelate reductase 1 homolog isoform X2; its protein translation is MFAHKRSSLALSVVLIAVQMLSWTPTMSLPQGAPETVCDTMLPFHGGGIPPRDSLPPFRIETSSSVIGQGQTMRVDIVGVPPGLSFGGFVVQARNRNSPHQIIGQFNPPSDGSAKLMNCENSVGNSVTHTNPGPKQSVSLEWLSPVDFLGDVVFNATVAQAYDSFWVGIPSDPVQIVRRDTTDTYPQTTRKPYVTPPPRGPYTPQTVVPQVRATAEDPLYADCGVSKTCFGFPDGCIATKSCKAMSAITVRGDVYEFELKTGSDGAAYVALGLSEDAKMGDDLVTECVPQNGQVNLYSSYTSGAPNYASNRANVPQNNARLLESSVVDGIIYCKVQRDVVTQVQGKTIDLLNNNYHLLVASGTGLKENSVGYHDIGRLPSGSPINLAVVQDLSGSSTLLLRLHGAFMVIAWIGTTSLGIILARYFKQTWVGKQMCGKDQWFVWHRACMVTTWSLTVVAFIIIFVEIGEWSGERNPHAILGTITTIICFIQPIGALFRPAPNSKNRPLFNWTHWLGGNLAHILSIVTIFFAVKLTKAELPEWMDWILVAFVVVHVIVHLIYSIAGCFADRQQTQNVNAFQMSDMGHHGMRNGHRMERKMDAPYAGFRKGLLAAYIICVVLFVVALVLIVVLAPIEETFNKLKSN